ACGCAATCCCCAGACGGGCGAAGAGATCGAAATACCGGCTGCCCGGATACCAGCTTTCAAGGCGGGCAAAGCTCTCAAGGACGCGGTTGTATAAGTGAGGTTGGACAAATTCCTCAAGGTTTCACGCCTGGTCAAGCGCCGAACGGTAGCCAAAGATTTCGCGGATCACGAGAGGGTACTGGTTAACGGCCGGGTGGCCAAGCCTGCTACCGAGGTTCGACCGGGAGACGTGATCACCATCCAGTTTGGAGTTCGGAAAATGGTGGTCGAAGTGCTGGAACTAAAAGAATCG
The sequence above is drawn from the Syntrophothermus lipocalidus DSM 12680 genome and encodes:
- a CDS encoding RNA-binding S4 domain-containing protein, encoding MRLDKFLKVSRLVKRRTVAKDFADHERVLVNGRVAKPATEVRPGDVITIQFGVRKMVVEVLELKESVRAADAAQLYRTIEQS